The genomic DNA TGGAAATCGAACCGCGTTTCTCTATTGATAAGCTGACCGGCACCAGCCTGGCGTTTGGTCCGTTCAAAGAGTGGTATTTCGCGAATAACTATATCTACGATATGGGCCGCAATGACTCTCAGGAGCAAAGCACCTGGTACATGGGTCTGGGTACCGATGTTGAAACCGGTCTGCCGATGAGCCTGTCGCTGAACGTGTATGCGAAATACCAGTGGCAGAACTATGGCGCATCCAACGAAAACGAGTGGGACGGCTACCGTTTCAAAGTGAAATACTTCGTGCCTATCACCCAACTGTGGGGCGGCCAGTTGAGCTACATCGGCTTTACTAACTTTGACTGGGGTTCTGACCTGGGCGACGATAATTTCTACGACAACAACGGGAAGCACGCGCGTACCAGCAACTCCATCGCCTCCAGCCACATCCTGGCGCTGAACTACGATCACTGGCATTACTCTGTTGTTGCCCGTTACTGGCACAACGGCGGTCAGTGGGCGGACGACGCCAGCCTGAACTTCGGCAAAGGCGACTTCAGCGTTCGTTCCACCGGCTGGGGTGGTTACCTGGTCGTGGGTTACAACTTCTGATCCCCGTCCTGCTGAAAAAAGCCAGCCTTCGCGCTGGCTTTTTTAATGTGTGTCGACCCGCTTTACCTTACGTAAAAAGTCGCTGAGCGAGCGATCTGCCTGCTCGCTGAAGCGTCTGTCCAGCGTGGTGATATTCAGGCAGCGATCGAGCCGGAAGCAGCGGTAATCCTCCCGCCGTTCACACCAGGTCACCAACAGCCAGTGCTCGCCCCAGAAAAACAGCCCCAGCGGCTGCACGTTGCGCCATGACAACTGCCCCGACTCATCACGATAATGCAGCGCCAGCACCTGCTGGGCGGAGATCGCGTGATGGATTTGATCGAACACGCTGCGGGAGTGCGACGGCAAACCGATATCGGGCGCAAAAATACGCGTTTGTTCCGCTTTACGCCGACGCTCATCCGGCAGGATCGCGAGGATCTTTTCCTGTGCCGACTCAAGCGCCAGCGACAGCGTTTCGCCCCCCCAGGTTTTTAGCAGGCGAATCGCCACGATTAGCGCTTCCGATTCGTGAGTGGTCAGCATCAGCGGTGGTAGATCGAAGCCGTCCATCAACCGGTAACCGCTCCCGGCCTCGCCTTCCACCGGCACGCCGGAGACAGATAGATCGCGGATGTCGCGGTAAATCGTCCGTTCGGAGACACCCAGACGCTCTGCCAACAGCGCCGCCGTCGTCAGCCTCCTGCCACGCAGGATCTGCACAATCTGAAAGAGTCGGTCGGCGCGTCGGGACATGATCTCTCCGGGTCAGACGTTAAAGCGGCGGCTGATGCAGGCCAATGCGGTTGCCTTCGCTGTCCATAAACAGGGCAATAGCGCCAATGTTATTGGGTAATTCCAGCGGACCAAAAACACACTCGCCACCGGCAGCGGCCACGCGTTCCAGCGTCGCGTTCAGATCGCGGGTATGTAAATAGATAATACAACCCTGGGCCGATGGTGCGAAATGTTCAAACTTCACCAGCGCGCCGCCAGTGGCCGGATCCTGATACGGAAATATCGCCATCTCGATATTGGACATGTTTTCATGGCGCAGTGAAAGCTGCATGACCGGCTCGTAGAAAGCCATTGCGCGTTTCAGGTCGGTGACCGGAATTTCAAACCAGTTGATGATGTTGTTCATAGTGACTCCAGGGGTTGGGTGGGTACATAAGGAGTCTATGACAGGCCTCCTGACAGCATAGTGTCAGGAGTGTGCAAAAAAAATCCCGATCAGATGACCGGGATTTTATTCAGCACGTATTTACGCAGTTACGGCAGAATTGACGGCTGATCCGCCCCTTCTTTTTCCACTTTCTGCTGCAGCATGTGCTCACGCTTCATGCCCAGTTTCAGCGCCAGCGCCGAAGCCACGTAGATGGACGATGCGGTACCGATGGTGACACCGATAAGCATGGTCAGCGAGAAGCCTTCCAGCACCGGACCACCGAAGAGGTACAGCATCAGGATAACCATCAAGGTTGTCCCGGAAGTAATCAACGTACGGTGCAGCGTCTGGGTCAGCGACACGTTAAAGATCTCGTAAGGCGTACCGCGACGGATCTTGCGGAAGTTCTCACGGATACGGTCGGAGACCACGATGCTGTCGTTCAGCGAGTAACCGATGACTGACATCAGCGACGCCACAATGGTCAGGTCGATTTCGATATGGAACAGCGACAGCACCCCAAGGGTGATGATAACGTCGTGCAGCAGCGAAATAACGACCCCTGCCGCCAGACGCCACTCAAAGCGGATGCCGACGTAGACGAGGATAGACAGCAGCGCCGCCATCAGCGCCATCGCACCGGTCTGAGCGAGATCGGCACCCACACTCGGGCCCACAAACTCAATACGCTTAACCGTCGCGTTCTGGCTGGTGGACTCGTTGATGACGCTCACGACCTTGCTGCCCAGCGCCTGGCTACCATTCGCGTCATGCTCTGGCGGCATACGCACCATGATGTCGCGGCTGCTGCCGAAGTTCTGCAATTGCGGCTCAGCAAAGCCTGCTTTTTCCAGCGCTTCACGCATCTGGTCCATATCCGCTGGTTTTTCCAGCGTGATTTCGATAACCGTACCACCGGTGAAATCGAGACCCCAGTTGAACCCGCGTACGCCCATCACGACGATAGCCAGCACGAGCAGCAAACCTGAGATGCCGAAAGCCCAGTAGTCCCAGCGCATAAAGTCCCAGACTTTACGGCCGTGGTTCAATTGTTCAATTGTATATTCCTGTGCCACAACGCACTCCTCAGATAGACAGCTTTTTAATGCGCTTGCCGCCGTACAACAGGTTCACGATGGCACGGGTACCGACGATAGCGGTAAACATGGACGTCGCGACACCGATACCGGTCGTGATCGCAAAGCCTTTGATGGCCCCGGTACCGACCGCGTACAGGATGATCACTTTAATCAGCGTCGTGATGTTCGCATCGAAAATCGAGCTAAACGCCCCACGATACCCTTCGTCGATAGCCTGTTGAACCGTACGCCCGTTGCTCAATTCTTCTTTGATACGTTCGTTGATCAGAACGTTGGCGTCGACGGCCACCGCAAGGGTTAGCACGATACCCGCAATCCCCGGCATACTCAGCGTCGCGCCAGGTAGCAGCGACATCACGCCAACAATCAGGATCAGGTTCGCCACCAGCGCGCTTGTCGCGATCAGACCAAACTTCTTATAGAAGAAGATCATGAAAATGATAGAAACCGCCAGCCCCGCCAGACAGGCTTCGAGACCCTGCTGGATGTTCTGCAGACCCAGCGTTGGACCAATGGTACGCTCTTCAACGATCTGAATCGGTGCAATCAGCGCGCCTGCACGCAGCAGCAATGACAACTGACGCGCTTCGTTCGGGTTGTTGATCCCGGTGATGCGGAAACTGTTACCCAGACGAGACTGGATATTGGCGATGTTAATCACCTCTTCCTCTTTCACCAGCACCGCACGACCGTTGGCATCTTTCTTACCGCTGTCTTTGTACTCCACAAACAGGGTCGCCATCGGTTTACCGATGTTGTCCTTGGTGAAGTTAGACATGATGTTGCCACCGGCGCTGTCGAGCGAAATGTTCACCTGCGGCTGGTTGTATTCATCCTGGCTGGAAGTGGAGTCGGTGATATGGTCACCGGTCAGGATCACGCGTTTGTACATGACAACCGGCTGACCTTCACGGGTGGATTTCACTTCGGAATCGCCCGGCACACGGCCAGACGCCGCCGCAGACTGATCAACGTTAGTGTTGACCAGACGGAATTCCAGGGTCGCAGTCGCGCCGAGGATCTCTTTCGCACGTGCCGTATCCTGAATACCAGGCAGTTCAACCACGATACGATCAGCGCCCTGACGCTGTACCACTGGCTCGGCAACACCCAGTTGGTTAACGCGGTTACGCAGAATGTTGATGTTCTGCTGAACGGCATATTCACGGGCTTCTTTCAGACGCTCGTCGGTCATCACCGCGCGCAGCTGGTTGTCGCCCTGGCTGGAGATCACCAGATCGCGGTGACGCGGCGCCAGATAGTCAATCGCCTGAGAACGTGCCGCGCTGTCGCGGAAGGTGATGCTGAGGCCGTAGTTTGCCTCTTTGCGAACGGTAGTATACGGAATGCCTTTTTCACGCAGATCACTGCGCAGGCCATCGATATTCTGTTCCTGCAGTTTACCGAGCGCGGTATCCATATCCACTTCCATCAGGAAGTGAACGCCGCCACGCAGGTCGAGGCCGAGTTTCATCGGCTCCGCATGCAGAGCAGCTAACCAGCGCGGCGTAGCAGGAGCAAGGTTCAGCGCCACGACGTATTTATCACCCAGCACGCCCACCAGCGCTTCGCGAGCGCGCAGCTGGACGTCAGTGGAGTCGAAGCGCGCAAGAATTGCGCCCTCTTCCAGTGCCACAGACTTAGCGGTAATTTTTTCTTCTTTTAAGGTGTTCTGGACCTGGATCAGCGTTTGCTCACTGGCGGCGACGCCGCGCGCGCCAGTGATTTGAACAGCCGGATCCTCACCATACAGGTTGGGAAGTGCGTAAAGCAGGCCGACGAGAATCACGACGACCAGCATGATGTACTTCCACAAAGGATAACGGTTTAACACGGCAGTTCCCTTTGGGAAAACGAAAGATTACAGCGCCTTCATGGTGCCTTTCGGCAGAACGGCGGCTACGAAGTCACGTTTGATAACCACTTCAGTGGTGTCGTTCAGCGCGATAGCAATGTAGCCGTTTTCAGCCACTTTGGTTACGCGGCCAACCAGACCACCGTTGGTCAGCACTTCATCACCTTTGGCAATGGAGTCCATCAGCTTTTTGTGCTCTTTAGTACGTTTCTGCTGTGGGCGTAAAATCATGAAGTAGAAGATCAGACCAAAAACCACCAGCATCAGGATCAGAGACATCGGGCTGCTCTGCGCCGGTGCTCCGGTTGCCGCTACCGCATCAGAAATAATAAAGCTCATTCAAATTCCCTCATTATTAAAATTAATCAACGTTCAAAGGTGGAACGGGTCGACCCTGTCGTTGGTAAAAATCGGCCACGAAGCTCTCTAATTTACCCTCTTCAATAGCCTTGCGTAAACCAGCCATTAAGCGCTGATAGTAGCGCAAGTTATGAATGGTATTGAGACGTGCGCCCAATATTTCGTTGCAACGGTCAAGATGATGCAAGTAAGCGCGCGAATAATTGCGACATGTATAGCAATCACACTCGGCATCGAGCGGGCTGGTGTCGCTTTTATGTACGGCGTTACGGATTTTCACCACCCCGTCGGTGACAAAAAGATGACCGTTACGGGCATTGCGCGTCGGCATGACGCAGTCGAACATATCAATGCCGCGACGAACACCTTCCACCAGGTCTTCCGGTTTACCCACGCCCATCAGGTATCGCGGTTTATCCGCCGGGATCTGCGGGCAAACATGTTCAAGGATGCGATGCATATCTGCCTTCGGCTCACCAACAGCCAAACCGCCGACAGCGTAGCCATCAAAGCCAATCTCTACCAGACCTTTGACAGAGATATCGCGTAAATCTTCGTAAACGCTGCCCTGAATGATGCCAAACAGCGCATTTTTGTTGCCCAGCCCGTCAAAGCGATCGCGGCTGCGTTTCGCCCAGCGCAGGGACATTTCCATCGAACGTTTCGCGTAATCCCAGTCTGCCGGGTAAGGCGTACATTCATCAAAAATCATGACGATGTCGGAGCCGAGATCGTACTGAATTTCCATTGAGGTTTCAGGATCAAGGAAAATCGGGTCGCCGTTAATCGGGTTACGGAAGTGCACGCCCTGCTCGGTGATCTTACGAATGTCGCCGAGGCTGAACACCTGGAAGCCGCCGGAATCGGTGAGGATCGGCCCTTTCCACTGCATGAAGTCATGGAGATCGCCGTGCAGCTTCATGATCTCCTGCCCCGGACGCAGCCAGAGGTGGAAAGTATTGCCGAGAATGATTTGCGCGCCGGTCGCTTCAACTTCTTCCGGCGTCATGCCCTTAACGGTGCCGTAGGTACCCACAGGCATAAAAGCAGGCGTTTCCACTACGCCACGATCAAACACCAGGCGGCCACGGCGTGCGCGACCGTCGGTCGTATCCAGTTCAAATTTCACTACATTTCTCCTGCATCAGAGAGACAGTCTGATGATTAAACCTGTGCCGCGGCATTATTCCCCGACACGTTCAGTAATGGCTTGCGGATTGTACGTGATAAACATCGCATCACCGTAACTAAAAAAGCGATATTTCGTCTTAACCGCTTCCTGATAGGCCTGCATGGTGTGCTGATAGCCCGCAAAGGCGGAAACCAGCATGATCAGCGTCGATTCAGGCAGATGGAAGTTGGTGACCAGCGCGTCGATCACCTGATACTGATAACCCGGGTAGATAAAAATCTGTGTGTCGCCAAAGAACGGCGCAATCAGTGCGTCTTTTGCCGCCTGCGCTGCGCTCTCCAGCGAACGAACGGAAGTGGTACCCACCGCCACAACGCGGTTGCCGCGCGCTTTCGCCGCCAGCACCGCATCCACCACGCTCTGCGGCACTTCGGCATATTCGGAATGCATAATGTGCTCTTCGATGCTGTCGACCCGCACTGGCTGGAAGGTGCCCGCACCAACGTGCAGCGTTACGAACGCCATCTCAATGCCCTTCTCGCGCAGACGCGCCAGCAACGGTTCGTCAAAATGCAGACCGGCAGTCGGCGCGGCGACCGCACCCGGTTTCTCGCTGTAAACGGTCTGATAGAGTTCGCGGTCGGCATCTTCGTCAGGGCGGTCAATGTACGGCGGCAGCGGCATATGGCCGATGCTGTTGAGGATATCCAGCACCGGGCGCGGGTCGTTAAACTGCACTTCAAACAGCGCGCCATGGCGGGCCACCATCGTGGCATTGATGCTTTCATCGTCGCCCAGCAGCAGTTCTGCGCCGGGTTTTGGCGCTTTAGAGGCGCGAATATGTGCCAGAATACGTTTATCATCGAGCATACGTTCGACCAGCACTTCAATCTTGCCGCCACTGGCTTTACGGCCAAACAGGCGTGCCGGGATCACGCGGGTATTATTAAAGACCAGCAGATCGCCAGGGTTGAGCTTGTCGAGCAAATCGGTGAAAGTACCGTGCGTCAGCGCGCCCGTCGGCCCATCCAGCGATAACAAGCGGCAGCTACTGCGCTCAGGCTGTGGATAGTGGGCAATCAGGGATTCGGGCAACTCAAAGGAGAAATCGGCAACACGCATGACGTAGACTCGTGACTTAAAAACAGGCGGCTTAGTCTAGTGCTCGCGCCTCTTCGCTGCAACACTTAGCCGTTACCGGACAGAGATACACATGAATTTTCTTGCACATTTACATCTCGCCCACCTTGCCGACAGCTCACTGCCCGGCAATCTGCTCGCCGACTTTGTGCGCGGTAACCCGGACGAACTCTACCCGGTTGACGTCGTGGACGGTATTCATATGCATCGTCGCATTGACGTGCTGACCGACAACCTGCCGGAAGTGAAAGAAGCGCGCGACTGGTTTCGCCCGCAAACGCGCCGCGTGGCGCCGATTACGCTGGACGTGATGTGGGATCATTTTCTGTCCCGCCACTGGGAACGATTGTCGCCGGAGATGCCGCTGGCAGAATTCGTGCGCTATGCCCATGCACAGGTGAGCGTGATCCTGCCGGACTCCCCGCCGCGGTTTGTCAATCTGAACGACTATCTGTGGTCGGAGCGCTGGCTTGAACGCTATCGTGAAATGGACTTTATTCAGCGTGTATTAAACGGCATGGCCAGTCGCCGCCCGCGACTGGAAGCCCTGCGCGACTCCTGGCATGACCTGGATACGCACTATGACGAACTGGAAAATCGGTTCTGGCGGTTTTATCCGCGCATGATGGCGCAGGCGAGAAAAAGAGCACTTTAAAACTTGCGCTTTATCACAAATTCGATATCGTACAGGTGTTTTTTAAAATCGATTGATAGGTAAAACCTGTCTCATTGATTGTCAGCATCACGTTGAGCTTACCAATACCACTCTCTATACTGGCCCGCGTTGCGTTCCATTAACCTTATAAATGTAAAGGAGAACCCCATGGTTCTGGTTACTCGTCCGGCTCCTGACTTTACTGCTGCGGCTGTTCTTGGTAGCGGCGAAATTGTTGAAAAATTTAATTTCAAACAACACACCAATGGCAAAGCAACGGTTGTGTTCTTCTGGCCGATGGACTTCACCTTCGTCTGCCCGTCTGAACTGATCGCATTTGACAAACGTTACGAAGAATTCCAGAAACGCGGCGTTGAAGTCGTTGGCGTTTCCTTCGACTCAGAATTCGTCCACAACGCATGGCGCAACACCCCTGTCGACAAAGGCGGCATCGGTGCAGTGAAATACGCAATGGTTGCTGACGTTAAGCGCGAAATCCAGAAAGCCTACGGCATCGAACACCCGGACGAAGGTGTTGCACTGCGTGGTTCTTTCCTGATCGACAAAAACGGTATCGTGCGCCATCAGGTCGTTAACGATCTGCCGCTGGGTCGCAACATCGACGAAATGCTGCGCATGGTTGACGCGCTGCAGTTCCACGAAGAGCACGGCGAAGTGTGCCCGGCACAGTGGGAAAAAGGGAAAGAAGGCATGAACGCGTCTCCGGACGGCGTTGCTAAGTACCTGAGCGAAAACGTCTCTAAACTGTAATCGACAGCGTTAACGAAAAGGCTCGCCTCGCGAGCCTTTTTTGTGCCTGCTATTCCGGTTTGTTCTTCACTTCCCGCCAGATCCGCCACGCCATGCCCAGCAACAGCACAACACCGACAATTAACGCCCCCCATACCAGCATTGTCTGCCACTGACTGGCGCGTTCCGCTTCCGAAGTCGCCGTCAGTCGCTCCTCGCCACCGAGCGTGACTGGCTCCAGCGCAGTTGCGTGAGGAATCGCCTCCAGCGGCCAGGCTTTCTCCAGCGCCTCCGGGATCAGCATGTTCATTGCGATGCTGACGTTTTCTGCCGCGCCATTCCCCCAGGCAAGCAGATAAGGCGCGTTACCCTGCGCATTAAAGACCAGCGTTAGCTGGTCCCGACGGCCGGAGATGTCTGGCAGCGTCTCCGGCAGATGGGCATTCACCGTCGTCAGACGTATCGCCTGCACCACCCTTTCCTGCATCAGGAACGGCTCTGAACGTCGGTTATCCAGCGAATAAAGTACCTGCTTCGTTAAGGGCTGCCACGCACCGTTTTCCGCGCTGCGCCAGGCGAGTTCCACCGGCAGCACCGAACCATTCTCCAGTGTGAAAGCGATCGACGTCAGCGGTTGCGGCTGTGCCCACTGGTAAATCGCCTGGTTTTCCGACACCCGTTTTTCTGCGCTTTTCAGCACGACCTGATCGTTTTCCAGCGCTCTGTTACGTGGCAACGCCGAAGCCCCTGTGAGGGTCAGCGGCGGGGTTTGATCGGCAAACACCAGCAGCAGATAACGCGTACTGTCTGACGACATTCGGGTTGAAAGACTGAGGCGATCCATCTTCAGGCGGTCGGTACCGCTGGTCAGATCCATCAGCGTTGCCGACTCGTCCTGCAACGTCCAGTCGTCCAGATCGTGGCTGGTATAGAGCGAAACTTTACCTTGCCAGTTGCCGGTCGGGGTTTTCCAGTCCAGCCTGAGCTGCGAAATATAGCGCGACTCCTTTGACGCATCAGGCAACGCCAGTAAATAGCTCTGTCCGGCGTTTCTGGCGTCCTCGCTTTGCAGATGCACTTCCAGACCGCCCGACGAGCGAAGCACCATGGTCTCCGGCGCGCGTCGGGTGTCTGTATTCACGTTGAGCGGTGCCGCGGTCAGCGGAAAAACACGCAGTGGAATGGCCTCAGGAGCAGTGGCAGCCGTTTTCTGCACCACCACTGAAAAAGGTACCGTCTCACCCTGCTGGTTAAAGACGCGCACATCGCGCATATCCGGCCACGCCGTCTGCTGGTAGACCTGCGCGGGTAAATCAATGCGAAACCAGGGCGCTGATGCCGACGTTTCCAGCGTCATGCCAAAGGCGTAATCCCCCGGCGTTTCCGCAGGAGCCTCAGCGCAAAATGCCGGTATCGCAGCACTGAGCGCCGCTCCCAGCATGACGCTTTTCATCCATTTCATTGTTCTTCTCCTGCTTTTTTGACCGGTTCCGCTCTCGGCGGTAAAGGTGAAAAGTAGCCGATAATCAGGACCAGCACCGCCACGCCGATAAACGCAATAGCACGCGCCAGTCCG from Trabulsiella odontotermitis includes the following:
- a CDS encoding nucleoside-specific channel-forming protein Tsx, which encodes MKKTLLAAGAALALSASFTASAAENDKPQYLSDWWHQSVNVVGSYHTRFGPQIRNDTYLEYEAFAKKDWFDFYGYIDAPVFFGGNTDAKGIWNNGSPLFMEIEPRFSIDKLTGTSLAFGPFKEWYFANNYIYDMGRNDSQEQSTWYMGLGTDVETGLPMSLSLNVYAKYQWQNYGASNENEWDGYRFKVKYFVPITQLWGGQLSYIGFTNFDWGSDLGDDNFYDNNGKHARTSNSIASSHILALNYDHWHYSVVARYWHNGGQWADDASLNFGKGDFSVRSTGWGGYLVVGYNF
- a CDS encoding helix-turn-helix transcriptional regulator; the protein is MSRRADRLFQIVQILRGRRLTTAALLAERLGVSERTIYRDIRDLSVSGVPVEGEAGSGYRLMDGFDLPPLMLTTHESEALIVAIRLLKTWGGETLSLALESAQEKILAILPDERRRKAEQTRIFAPDIGLPSHSRSVFDQIHHAISAQQVLALHYRDESGQLSWRNVQPLGLFFWGEHWLLVTWCERREDYRCFRLDRCLNITTLDRRFSEQADRSLSDFLRKVKRVDTH
- a CDS encoding VOC family protein; this translates as MNNIINWFEIPVTDLKRAMAFYEPVMQLSLRHENMSNIEMAIFPYQDPATGGALVKFEHFAPSAQGCIIYLHTRDLNATLERVAAAGGECVFGPLELPNNIGAIALFMDSEGNRIGLHQPPL
- the secF gene encoding protein translocase subunit SecF, giving the protein MAQEYTIEQLNHGRKVWDFMRWDYWAFGISGLLLVLAIVVMGVRGFNWGLDFTGGTVIEITLEKPADMDQMREALEKAGFAEPQLQNFGSSRDIMVRMPPEHDANGSQALGSKVVSVINESTSQNATVKRIEFVGPSVGADLAQTGAMALMAALLSILVYVGIRFEWRLAAGVVISLLHDVIITLGVLSLFHIEIDLTIVASLMSVIGYSLNDSIVVSDRIRENFRKIRRGTPYEIFNVSLTQTLHRTLITSGTTLMVILMLYLFGGPVLEGFSLTMLIGVTIGTASSIYVASALALKLGMKREHMLQQKVEKEGADQPSILP
- the secD gene encoding protein translocase subunit SecD, with product MLNRYPLWKYIMLVVVILVGLLYALPNLYGEDPAVQITGARGVAASEQTLIQVQNTLKEEKITAKSVALEEGAILARFDSTDVQLRAREALVGVLGDKYVVALNLAPATPRWLAALHAEPMKLGLDLRGGVHFLMEVDMDTALGKLQEQNIDGLRSDLREKGIPYTTVRKEANYGLSITFRDSAARSQAIDYLAPRHRDLVISSQGDNQLRAVMTDERLKEAREYAVQQNINILRNRVNQLGVAEPVVQRQGADRIVVELPGIQDTARAKEILGATATLEFRLVNTNVDQSAAASGRVPGDSEVKSTREGQPVVMYKRVILTGDHITDSTSSQDEYNQPQVNISLDSAGGNIMSNFTKDNIGKPMATLFVEYKDSGKKDANGRAVLVKEEEVINIANIQSRLGNSFRITGINNPNEARQLSLLLRAGALIAPIQIVEERTIGPTLGLQNIQQGLEACLAGLAVSIIFMIFFYKKFGLIATSALVANLILIVGVMSLLPGATLSMPGIAGIVLTLAVAVDANVLINERIKEELSNGRTVQQAIDEGYRGAFSSIFDANITTLIKVIILYAVGTGAIKGFAITTGIGVATSMFTAIVGTRAIVNLLYGGKRIKKLSI
- the yajC gene encoding preprotein translocase subunit YajC, with amino-acid sequence MSFIISDAVAATGAPAQSSPMSLILMLVVFGLIFYFMILRPQQKRTKEHKKLMDSIAKGDEVLTNGGLVGRVTKVAENGYIAIALNDTTEVVIKRDFVAAVLPKGTMKAL
- the tgt gene encoding tRNA guanosine(34) transglycosylase Tgt; translation: MKFELDTTDGRARRGRLVFDRGVVETPAFMPVGTYGTVKGMTPEEVEATGAQIILGNTFHLWLRPGQEIMKLHGDLHDFMQWKGPILTDSGGFQVFSLGDIRKITEQGVHFRNPINGDPIFLDPETSMEIQYDLGSDIVMIFDECTPYPADWDYAKRSMEMSLRWAKRSRDRFDGLGNKNALFGIIQGSVYEDLRDISVKGLVEIGFDGYAVGGLAVGEPKADMHRILEHVCPQIPADKPRYLMGVGKPEDLVEGVRRGIDMFDCVMPTRNARNGHLFVTDGVVKIRNAVHKSDTSPLDAECDCYTCRNYSRAYLHHLDRCNEILGARLNTIHNLRYYQRLMAGLRKAIEEGKLESFVADFYQRQGRPVPPLNVD
- the queA gene encoding tRNA preQ1(34) S-adenosylmethionine ribosyltransferase-isomerase QueA → MRVADFSFELPESLIAHYPQPERSSCRLLSLDGPTGALTHGTFTDLLDKLNPGDLLVFNNTRVIPARLFGRKASGGKIEVLVERMLDDKRILAHIRASKAPKPGAELLLGDDESINATMVARHGALFEVQFNDPRPVLDILNSIGHMPLPPYIDRPDEDADRELYQTVYSEKPGAVAAPTAGLHFDEPLLARLREKGIEMAFVTLHVGAGTFQPVRVDSIEEHIMHSEYAEVPQSVVDAVLAAKARGNRVVAVGTTSVRSLESAAQAAKDALIAPFFGDTQIFIYPGYQYQVIDALVTNFHLPESTLIMLVSAFAGYQHTMQAYQEAVKTKYRFFSYGDAMFITYNPQAITERVGE
- the acpH gene encoding ACP phosphodiesterase, producing MNFLAHLHLAHLADSSLPGNLLADFVRGNPDELYPVDVVDGIHMHRRIDVLTDNLPEVKEARDWFRPQTRRVAPITLDVMWDHFLSRHWERLSPEMPLAEFVRYAHAQVSVILPDSPPRFVNLNDYLWSERWLERYREMDFIQRVLNGMASRRPRLEALRDSWHDLDTHYDELENRFWRFYPRMMAQARKRAL
- a CDS encoding peroxiredoxin C; this encodes MVLVTRPAPDFTAAAVLGSGEIVEKFNFKQHTNGKATVVFFWPMDFTFVCPSELIAFDKRYEEFQKRGVEVVGVSFDSEFVHNAWRNTPVDKGGIGAVKYAMVADVKREIQKAYGIEHPDEGVALRGSFLIDKNGIVRHQVVNDLPLGRNIDEMLRMVDALQFHEEHGEVCPAQWEKGKEGMNASPDGVAKYLSENVSKL
- a CDS encoding DUF3999 domain-containing protein; the encoded protein is MKWMKSVMLGAALSAAIPAFCAEAPAETPGDYAFGMTLETSASAPWFRIDLPAQVYQQTAWPDMRDVRVFNQQGETVPFSVVVQKTAATAPEAIPLRVFPLTAAPLNVNTDTRRAPETMVLRSSGGLEVHLQSEDARNAGQSYLLALPDASKESRYISQLRLDWKTPTGNWQGKVSLYTSHDLDDWTLQDESATLMDLTSGTDRLKMDRLSLSTRMSSDSTRYLLLVFADQTPPLTLTGASALPRNRALENDQVVLKSAEKRVSENQAIYQWAQPQPLTSIAFTLENGSVLPVELAWRSAENGAWQPLTKQVLYSLDNRRSEPFLMQERVVQAIRLTTVNAHLPETLPDISGRRDQLTLVFNAQGNAPYLLAWGNGAAENVSIAMNMLIPEALEKAWPLEAIPHATALEPVTLGGEERLTATSEAERASQWQTMLVWGALIVGVVLLLGMAWRIWREVKNKPE